A single window of Sporosarcina sp. FSL W7-1349 DNA harbors:
- the lexA gene encoding transcriptional repressor LexA: MKKISKRQEDILTFIKDEVRAKGYPPSVREIGEAVGLASSSTVHGHLARLESKGYIRRDPTKPRAIEVLDPEGLDAMKPGVLHVPLVGKVTAGLPITAVENIEEYFPLPESFGTSEDNLFMLEIVGESMIDAGILNGDHVVVKQQQTAQNGEIVVAMTDEDEATVKRFFKEKDYFRLQPENPSMDPIIVNNVTILGKVVGVYRMIH, encoded by the coding sequence TTGAAGAAGATTTCAAAGAGGCAAGAGGATATTTTGACTTTCATTAAAGATGAAGTCAGAGCGAAAGGGTACCCGCCATCCGTTCGTGAAATCGGGGAAGCGGTCGGCCTTGCATCCAGTTCTACTGTCCATGGCCATTTGGCAAGGCTGGAAAGCAAAGGGTATATCCGCCGGGACCCTACGAAACCGCGCGCGATTGAAGTGCTCGATCCGGAAGGGCTCGATGCGATGAAACCGGGAGTGCTTCATGTTCCGCTTGTCGGGAAAGTTACAGCGGGGCTTCCGATCACTGCTGTGGAAAACATTGAGGAGTATTTCCCCCTTCCTGAATCATTCGGCACGAGCGAAGATAACCTGTTCATGCTGGAGATTGTCGGGGAAAGTATGATTGACGCGGGAATCTTGAACGGGGATCATGTCGTCGTCAAGCAACAGCAAACAGCCCAGAACGGCGAAATCGTCGTTGCCATGACGGATGAAGACGAAGCCACGGTCAAACGGTTCTTTAAAGAGAAAGACTATTTCCGCCTTCAACCGGAGAACCCTTCCATGGATCCGATCATCGTTAACAATGTCACCATCCTTGGAAAAGTCGTCGGCGTTTATCGTATGATTCATTGA
- the yneA gene encoding cell division suppressor protein YneA has product MAFIKNNSYIILIFAICIGATLVGTYKMAKEQSYTEITITEGDTLWGLSSVYSTDDMPRDQWIREVIAMNDLSNDMIVKGDTLRLPVGEVDLPHIGKHQMAGIGQ; this is encoded by the coding sequence ATGGCTTTCATTAAAAACAACTCTTATATCATACTTATTTTTGCTATTTGTATCGGTGCGACATTGGTGGGAACGTATAAAATGGCGAAAGAGCAGTCTTATACGGAAATCACCATTACGGAAGGCGACACGCTTTGGGGACTTTCATCTGTCTATTCAACTGATGATATGCCGAGGGACCAATGGATACGGGAAGTGATCGCGATGAATGATCTTTCGAATGACATGATCGTGAAAGGCGATACGCTGCGCCTGCCTGTCGGGGAAGTGGACTTGCCTCATATAGGAAAACATCAGATGGCGGGGATCGGACAATGA
- a CDS encoding DUF896 domain-containing protein encodes MLSEEKIKRINELSKKSKTTGLSIEEAKEQTQLRKEYLETFRSTMRDTIEHVKVIDPEGNDVTPEKVKRVRDGKYLN; translated from the coding sequence ATGCTTTCAGAAGAGAAAATCAAACGGATCAATGAATTATCTAAAAAATCGAAGACAACCGGGCTTTCAATCGAAGAAGCGAAAGAACAGACCCAATTGCGGAAAGAGTATTTGGAAACCTTCCGTTCCACTATGAGGGATACCATTGAACATGTGAAAGTAATTGATCCAGAGGGCAATGACGTGACACCTGAAAAAGTGAAACGCGTCCGTGACGGCAAATATCTCAATTGA
- a CDS encoding YneF family protein: MNPVWWILLIIVALIGGVALGFFIARRYMMKYLQDNPPINEEMLRMMMMQMGQKPSQKKINQMMNQMNKISNKK; the protein is encoded by the coding sequence ATGAATCCAGTATGGTGGATCCTATTGATCATCGTCGCGCTAATTGGTGGTGTAGCTCTTGGGTTTTTCATTGCCCGTCGATATATGATGAAATATTTGCAAGATAACCCGCCAATCAATGAAGAGATGTTACGGATGATGATGATGCAGATGGGCCAAAAGCCTTCACAAAAGAAGATTAATCAAATGATGAATCAGATGAACAAAATCAGCAATAAAAAATAA
- a CDS encoding acetyl-CoA C-acetyltransferase, translating to MSTEVVIVSAVRSPIGSFLGSLKDVSAPELGAIVIKEALARAGVEPEHVDEVIMGNVLQAGLGQNPARQASMKAGLPETVPSMTINKVCGSGLKAVHLARQAIVAGDAEIVVAGGMENMSQAPYLVKNVRDGFKMGDQKVVDSMITDGLWCAFNDYHMGITAENLCDRYSITREEQDEFAARSQANAAAAIEAGRFEDEIVPIEIPQRKGEPIIFDTDEYVKASSTAEKLGKLRPAFKKDGSVTAGNASGINDGAAAFVIMSKAKADELGLTPLATIAANAGAGVDPSVMGIGPVQAVKNVLTKADMELADIDLVEANEAFAAQSLAVDRELGFDHSKLNVNGGAIALGHPIGASGARILVTLLHEMKRRDAKTGLATLCIGGGQGVATIVKRP from the coding sequence GTGTCAACAGAAGTGGTTATCGTTAGTGCGGTCAGATCGCCGATCGGGTCATTCCTGGGCTCGTTGAAAGATGTATCTGCACCTGAACTTGGGGCAATTGTGATTAAAGAAGCGTTAGCGCGTGCAGGAGTGGAACCGGAACATGTCGATGAAGTCATAATGGGGAATGTACTTCAAGCGGGCCTCGGCCAGAATCCGGCGCGGCAAGCGTCCATGAAAGCGGGACTTCCGGAAACTGTCCCTTCCATGACGATCAATAAAGTGTGCGGATCCGGATTGAAAGCTGTCCATTTAGCGAGACAGGCAATTGTGGCAGGAGATGCGGAAATCGTCGTGGCGGGCGGCATGGAGAACATGAGCCAGGCGCCGTACTTGGTGAAAAATGTGCGGGATGGCTTCAAGATGGGGGATCAAAAAGTCGTCGACAGCATGATTACAGACGGATTATGGTGTGCATTCAATGATTATCATATGGGGATCACGGCGGAAAATCTATGCGATCGCTACTCGATTACGCGTGAGGAGCAGGACGAGTTCGCTGCGCGTTCGCAAGCGAATGCGGCAGCTGCCATCGAGGCAGGCCGTTTCGAAGACGAAATTGTGCCGATCGAAATTCCGCAGCGGAAAGGCGAGCCGATCATTTTTGATACAGATGAGTATGTGAAAGCGAGTTCGACCGCTGAGAAGCTCGGCAAACTGCGTCCTGCATTCAAGAAGGATGGCAGTGTCACAGCCGGCAACGCTTCCGGCATCAATGACGGAGCCGCTGCATTTGTCATCATGTCCAAAGCGAAAGCGGACGAGCTTGGCCTGACGCCGCTTGCGACGATTGCAGCGAACGCGGGAGCAGGCGTAGATCCGTCCGTCATGGGAATCGGCCCGGTCCAAGCGGTGAAAAATGTATTGACGAAGGCGGATATGGAGTTGGCGGACATCGATCTTGTGGAAGCGAACGAAGCGTTTGCGGCCCAGTCGCTCGCAGTCGACCGTGAACTCGGTTTCGATCATTCAAAATTGAATGTCAACGGGGGTGCCATTGCGCTCGGTCACCCGATCGGGGCAAGCGGTGCACGGATCTTGGTGACACTGCTTCATGAGATGAAGCGCCGTGACGCCAAAACGGGCCTTGCTACGCTGTGCATCGGCGGAGGGCAAGGAGTCGCAACGATTGTAAAACGTCCATGA
- a CDS encoding alpha/beta-type small acid-soluble spore protein, whose amino-acid sequence MANNNRILVPEARPALNQLKQDVMQAKGYQVDDPDGAKFEIAEELGIPLTRGYNGKLTAEQAGKIGGPIGGNMVKEMIKLAQQQLAQK is encoded by the coding sequence ATGGCTAATAATAACCGCATTTTAGTGCCAGAAGCCCGCCCTGCGTTGAATCAATTGAAACAGGACGTCATGCAGGCAAAAGGGTATCAAGTCGACGACCCGGACGGAGCCAAATTTGAAATCGCCGAGGAACTGGGGATCCCCTTAACCCGCGGCTATAACGGAAAACTAACCGCAGAACAAGCCGGCAAAATCGGCGGACCGATCGGCGGCAATATGGTAAAAGAAATGATTAAGCTCGCACAACAGCAATTGGCCCAGAAATGA
- the tkt gene encoding transketolase: protein MTQQIDQLAIDTIRTLSIDAIEKANSGHPGLPMGAAPMAYTLWTKHMHHNPSNPDWFNRDRFVLSAGHGSMLLYSLLHLAGYGLPMEEIKNFRQWGSKTPGHPEYGHTVGVEATTGPLGQGIGMAVGMAMAEKHLAATYNQPGFDIVDHHTYALCGDGDLMEGVASEAISLAGHLQLDKLIVLYDSNDISLDGDLQMAFSENIQKRFESYGWNYLRVEDGNNIGLISKAIEDAKKNSGGPTIIEVKTVIGYGSPNRAGKADAHGMPLGEDEMKLTKEYYKWTFEEDFHVPDGVYETFQEAAEKLGVQKEQQWNELFEQYESKHAELAQQLKDAIAGKLPEGFEQALPSYETGTSHATRSSSGDAINAIAKVLPSFFGGSADLAGSNKTTIKGAGDFLPGDYAGRNIWFGVREFAMGAALNGMALHGGLHVFGGTFFVFSDYVRPAIRLSALMGVPVTYVFTHDSVAVGEDGPTHEPIEHLASLRAMPGLSVIRPADANETIAAWNVAVTSENRPTVLVLSRQNLKVLPTTAESAMDGVQKGAYVVSPATKEQADAILIATGSEVNLAVSAQEQLREEGIDASVVSMPSWDLFEQQDEAYKQSILPKEVKARLAIEMGSSLGWHKYTGDAGDVLAIDTFGASAPGNTVIREYGFTEENVVAKVKSLVQR, encoded by the coding sequence ATGACCCAACAGATTGACCAATTAGCAATTGATACAATACGGACGCTTTCGATCGATGCAATCGAGAAGGCGAACTCCGGGCACCCCGGCTTGCCGATGGGCGCGGCTCCAATGGCCTATACACTATGGACAAAACATATGCACCATAACCCTTCAAACCCGGACTGGTTTAACCGCGATCGGTTTGTCCTATCCGCAGGGCATGGGTCCATGTTGCTTTATAGTTTGCTTCATCTTGCCGGTTACGGCCTTCCTATGGAAGAAATCAAAAACTTCCGCCAGTGGGGATCCAAAACCCCGGGGCACCCGGAATACGGGCACACTGTCGGAGTGGAAGCGACAACGGGCCCGCTTGGACAAGGGATTGGCATGGCAGTCGGGATGGCCATGGCGGAAAAACACCTGGCTGCTACCTATAACCAACCCGGCTTCGATATCGTCGACCATCATACGTACGCCCTTTGCGGAGATGGCGACTTGATGGAAGGTGTTGCGTCGGAAGCCATTTCACTGGCGGGTCATCTACAGCTGGATAAATTGATCGTCCTCTATGACAGCAATGATATTTCACTCGATGGAGATCTCCAAATGGCGTTTTCGGAAAATATCCAGAAACGTTTTGAATCATACGGGTGGAATTATTTGCGTGTGGAAGACGGCAATAATATCGGGTTGATTTCCAAAGCAATTGAAGATGCGAAGAAGAATTCCGGTGGACCGACGATCATCGAAGTGAAGACGGTCATCGGGTACGGATCGCCGAACCGGGCTGGCAAAGCCGATGCACACGGCATGCCGCTTGGGGAAGATGAGATGAAATTGACGAAGGAATATTACAAATGGACGTTTGAAGAGGACTTTCATGTTCCAGACGGCGTCTATGAAACATTCCAAGAAGCCGCCGAGAAGCTGGGCGTGCAAAAGGAACAGCAGTGGAACGAACTGTTCGAGCAATACGAGTCGAAGCACGCAGAGCTCGCACAGCAATTGAAAGATGCGATTGCCGGGAAGCTGCCGGAAGGCTTTGAACAAGCTCTTCCTTCTTATGAAACGGGTACATCGCATGCGACACGGTCTTCCTCCGGGGATGCCATTAATGCGATTGCTAAAGTGCTCCCTTCCTTCTTCGGTGGAAGCGCAGACCTTGCCGGGTCGAATAAAACGACGATTAAAGGCGCTGGAGATTTCCTCCCTGGCGATTACGCAGGGCGGAATATATGGTTTGGTGTCCGTGAATTCGCAATGGGCGCCGCTCTGAACGGAATGGCTCTCCACGGAGGCCTTCATGTGTTCGGCGGTACGTTCTTCGTCTTCAGTGACTACGTCCGTCCGGCAATCCGGCTATCCGCCCTGATGGGCGTTCCGGTAACGTATGTCTTCACTCATGACAGCGTGGCTGTCGGGGAAGATGGCCCGACTCATGAGCCGATTGAGCACTTGGCTTCTTTGCGGGCTATGCCGGGACTATCCGTTATCCGTCCGGCAGATGCGAACGAGACAATTGCCGCTTGGAACGTGGCCGTTACTTCGGAAAACCGTCCGACCGTCCTCGTGCTGTCGCGCCAAAACTTGAAAGTTCTGCCGACAACAGCGGAATCCGCGATGGACGGCGTGCAAAAAGGCGCTTATGTCGTCTCACCTGCTACGAAGGAACAGGCGGATGCTATCCTGATTGCAACTGGCTCTGAAGTGAATCTTGCCGTATCCGCTCAGGAACAACTCCGGGAAGAAGGAATCGATGCTTCAGTCGTTTCTATGCCGTCTTGGGATCTGTTCGAGCAGCAGGATGAAGCCTATAAGCAATCGATCCTTCCGAAAGAAGTGAAGGCTCGCCTGGCGATTGAAATGGGTTCTTCTCTCGGCTGGCATAAGTATACAGGCGACGCCGGTGATGTCTTGGCCATCGATACGTTCGGTGCGAGCGCGCCAGGCAATACTGTCATCCGCGAGTATGGATTTACCGAAGAGAATGTCGTCGCCAAAGTAAAATCATTGGTCCAACGCTAA
- a CDS encoding DMT family transporter yields the protein MRKYIGELALLVTAIIWGSGFVASAVALEHYTPYQILAARFFIGALLLGVVFAKKLKGIRKSTLLKGAALGFFLYVAFALQTVGLQYTTPSKNAFLTAVNVVIVPFLGWLIYKRKIDWYELSGAVLALIGVALLSLQFSAEVNVGDVLTLFCAVGFAFHIFFTARFVKEEDPVLLTLLQMATASVIGFVVVLFRGETGFSMDPNGALPLLYLAVFSTTLAFLLQTIAQKFISDTKAAIILATESFWGMVFSVILLSEVLTLKMLLGACFILTAILLSETKPGFLKKKQIEKIT from the coding sequence ATGCGAAAGTATATCGGGGAACTGGCGCTGCTCGTGACGGCCATCATTTGGGGGAGCGGTTTTGTGGCGAGCGCGGTGGCGTTGGAGCATTATACCCCTTATCAAATCCTGGCGGCTCGATTTTTCATCGGCGCCCTCTTGTTAGGTGTGGTGTTTGCTAAGAAATTAAAGGGAATCCGAAAAAGCACTTTGTTGAAAGGGGCCGCTCTTGGATTTTTCCTCTATGTGGCGTTTGCACTTCAAACGGTCGGCTTGCAATATACGACGCCGTCGAAAAATGCCTTCCTCACGGCAGTCAATGTAGTCATCGTCCCGTTTCTCGGTTGGTTGATCTATAAGCGGAAAATTGACTGGTATGAACTGTCTGGGGCTGTGTTGGCTTTGATTGGGGTGGCTTTGCTTTCTTTGCAATTTTCGGCAGAGGTCAATGTCGGGGATGTGCTGACACTCTTTTGTGCCGTCGGGTTCGCTTTTCATATCTTTTTCACGGCGCGGTTTGTCAAGGAGGAAGATCCTGTCTTGTTGACACTTCTCCAAATGGCGACTGCATCGGTGATCGGCTTCGTTGTCGTCCTGTTCCGTGGGGAGACAGGATTTTCCATGGATCCGAACGGGGCCTTGCCACTGTTGTATTTGGCGGTTTTCTCGACGACGCTTGCGTTTTTATTGCAGACGATCGCCCAAAAGTTTATATCCGACACGAAGGCGGCAATCATCCTGGCGACCGAGTCGTTTTGGGGAATGGTGTTTTCCGTCATCCTCCTAAGCGAAGTGCTGACGCTGAAGATGCTGCTTGGCGCGTGTTTCATCCTGACCGCCATTTTGTTGTCCGAGACAAAGCCCGGATTTTTGAAAAAGAAACAGATAGAGAAGATTACGTAA
- a CDS encoding YneB family resolvase-like protein: MSLDVKTCVIYCRVSTEKDTQEMSLSRQKEELEALAGQLGFQMIEAFVDKHSGYDIEREGLLQLLDYVRDEGIDAVLVQDETRLGRGNARMAILHLLAKTDTAIYSHHDNGPIALNEMDTMLLEILSIVEEYQRKLHNAKIRRGMQRAVREGYRPERNLKNRGNMEGRERIEVPIGEIVALREKGLTYEEITGVLKGLGHDISKATVHRRYKEYELGREG, encoded by the coding sequence ATGAGCCTGGACGTGAAAACATGCGTTATTTATTGCCGTGTCAGCACGGAAAAAGACACTCAGGAAATGTCGTTGAGCCGGCAGAAAGAGGAATTGGAGGCGTTAGCCGGACAACTGGGCTTCCAAATGATAGAGGCGTTTGTCGACAAGCATAGCGGGTATGATATAGAAAGGGAAGGCTTGCTGCAACTCCTCGACTATGTGCGTGATGAAGGGATCGATGCCGTCCTTGTCCAGGATGAGACGAGGCTGGGCCGGGGGAATGCGCGGATGGCCATCCTGCACTTGCTGGCTAAGACGGATACCGCCATATATTCGCATCACGATAACGGTCCCATCGCTCTCAATGAAATGGATACGATGCTTCTGGAGATTTTGTCGATTGTCGAAGAGTATCAGCGCAAGCTCCATAACGCAAAGATCCGACGAGGGATGCAACGCGCGGTCCGGGAAGGGTATCGACCGGAACGAAATTTGAAAAACAGGGGTAATATGGAGGGGCGAGAAAGAATCGAGGTCCCGATTGGCGAGATTGTGGCGTTGCGTGAAAAAGGGCTGACATACGAAGAGATAACAGGCGTTTTGAAAGGATTAGGCCATGACATCAGCAAGGCGACGGTCCATCGGAGATATAAAGAGTATGAGCTAGGGCGCGAAGGCTAA
- a CDS encoding alpha/beta fold hydrolase — translation MNQNILFRNNVNITGKGTKAMIFAPGFGCDQNMWRLVAPFFEEHFRVILFDYVGSGKSDYNAYSPSRYSDLNGYAQDVLDICAALELKEAVFVGHSVGCMIGMLASIQEPHRFEQLVMIGPSPCYLNDHPDYFGGFEKEDLDALIDMMEMNYIGWANYLSQIIMKNPDRPELSQELEESFCSTDPTVARQFAIATFFSDNREDIEKVEVPSLILQCSEDAVAPIEVGRYMHRTLSDSTFRLMGATGHCPHMSHPEETIRLIHDYLTTSTAGFQSNG, via the coding sequence ATGAATCAAAATATCCTTTTTCGTAATAACGTGAACATCACGGGCAAAGGGACAAAGGCGATGATATTCGCGCCGGGATTCGGATGTGATCAGAATATGTGGAGGTTGGTAGCCCCGTTTTTCGAAGAACATTTTCGTGTCATCCTTTTCGATTATGTCGGTTCGGGGAAATCGGATTACAATGCGTACTCTCCCAGTAGATATAGTGATTTGAACGGATATGCACAGGATGTACTCGATATATGCGCTGCGCTTGAGTTGAAAGAAGCGGTGTTCGTTGGACATTCGGTGGGCTGTATGATTGGCATGCTTGCTTCCATTCAAGAACCCCATCGATTCGAGCAACTAGTCATGATTGGGCCATCTCCTTGTTATTTGAATGATCATCCGGATTATTTTGGTGGATTTGAAAAAGAGGATCTGGATGCGTTGATCGATATGATGGAGATGAATTATATCGGTTGGGCGAATTACCTTTCGCAAATCATTATGAAAAATCCGGATCGGCCGGAGCTTTCGCAAGAATTGGAGGAGAGCTTTTGCTCTACGGATCCAACCGTTGCTCGTCAATTTGCGATTGCGACCTTCTTCTCCGATAATCGGGAAGATATAGAGAAAGTGGAGGTACCGTCCCTCATCCTTCAATGTTCCGAGGATGCCGTTGCTCCAATTGAGGTGGGAAGATATATGCATCGCACTCTTTCGGATAGTACGTTTCGCTTAATGGGTGCGACGGGACATTGCCCTCATATGAGCCATCCGGAGGAAACGATCCGATTGATTCATGATTATTTGACAACTTCAACTGCGGGATTCCAGTCGAATGGATGA
- a CDS encoding alpha/beta hydrolase, with protein sequence MKRRILYISGVISGVFAAIATLFGIVATNRLMFIKMKDQEVILKRETLAKRFDEKWYETVRKEELWIDSPIGYRLRAVYLKPLDTDRTVIICHGVTENKINSMKYARLFERLGFNSIVYDHRRHGDSGGKTTSFGFYEKIDLRAIVHAVRKRIGPDALLGIHGESMGAATTILYAGTFEDEADFHVLDCPFSDFSEQILHILRQNTPIRTTMALRIANLFLRVRDGYTSKLVSPREVVGNMTKPALFIHSLEDDFILPAMSEELYELKQGDKMLKLFEKGAHAKSFNDNPEAYEETVRTFLVQFGFSPYEKRC encoded by the coding sequence TTGAAACGGCGCATCCTTTATATAAGCGGCGTCATTTCAGGCGTGTTTGCTGCCATCGCGACCTTGTTCGGCATTGTCGCGACGAATCGGTTGATGTTCATTAAAATGAAGGACCAAGAAGTGATTTTGAAGAGGGAAACGTTGGCGAAGCGGTTCGACGAAAAATGGTATGAAACCGTCCGAAAAGAGGAATTATGGATTGATTCACCGATCGGCTACCGGCTGCGGGCGGTCTATCTGAAACCGCTCGATACGGATCGGACCGTCATTATTTGCCACGGCGTCACGGAGAATAAGATCAATTCCATGAAATATGCCCGACTATTTGAGCGCCTCGGTTTTAATTCCATTGTATACGACCATCGACGGCATGGAGATTCCGGCGGAAAGACGACTAGTTTCGGCTTCTACGAAAAGATCGATTTGCGGGCGATTGTCCATGCCGTGCGGAAACGAATCGGGCCGGACGCCTTGCTTGGCATCCACGGCGAATCGATGGGAGCCGCCACTACGATTTTGTATGCAGGGACGTTTGAAGACGAAGCAGACTTCCACGTGTTGGATTGCCCTTTCTCGGATTTTTCGGAGCAAATCCTACATATTTTACGTCAGAACACACCGATTCGGACGACGATGGCCCTGCGGATCGCAAACCTTTTCTTACGTGTCCGCGACGGCTATACGTCGAAGCTTGTCTCGCCAAGGGAAGTGGTCGGAAATATGACGAAACCCGCCCTCTTCATCCACAGTCTGGAAGACGATTTCATCCTTCCGGCCATGTCCGAAGAGCTCTACGAGTTGAAACAAGGCGATAAGATGCTAAAGCTGTTCGAAAAAGGAGCACATGCCAAATCATTTAATGACAATCCAGAAGCTTATGAAGAGACCGTGCGCACGTTTTTAGTTCAATTCGGATTTTCTCCATATGAAAAACGCTGTTGA
- a CDS encoding DUF4288 domain-containing protein — MSIDNCTWFTVALLYESVHEGQPVRVDADYNATMKTYEESHILVKASSSEEACILGEQLGKDNEQSYENQYGETVHWKLVKVLDCFELLDDDIEMGMEVYSRFLVTTKDQSTEEVMDRFFQD, encoded by the coding sequence ATGTCAATTGATAACTGTACATGGTTTACCGTCGCTCTTTTATATGAATCCGTTCATGAAGGGCAACCGGTGCGGGTGGATGCCGATTATAATGCGACGATGAAAACTTATGAAGAGAGCCATATTTTAGTGAAAGCCTCATCGTCGGAGGAAGCTTGCATTCTCGGCGAGCAACTTGGGAAGGACAATGAGCAGTCCTATGAGAACCAATACGGGGAAACCGTCCATTGGAAACTTGTCAAAGTGCTGGACTGCTTTGAACTGCTGGATGACGATATCGAAATGGGGATGGAAGTCTACTCACGTTTCCTTGTGACAACGAAGGATCAGAGCACGGAAGAAGTAATGGATCGCTTTTTCCAAGATTGA
- the sirA gene encoding sporulation inhibitor of replication protein SirA: MRSYGIYRVKERYQSYIIGRERQLYDLLKKDGRRAVDQQQIHYLCEHLEEELIDSAIISNLERGFTTMEQMDGAYRLTHPVKGSISITLSSHALHVNCDGSRMLDLDLFVALSASDDRFFAIMDDRREWGWLKPVKTADFGFGGETVSL; the protein is encoded by the coding sequence ATGAGATCGTACGGCATTTACAGAGTGAAAGAAAGGTATCAATCGTATATTATCGGACGAGAACGGCAATTGTATGATCTTCTGAAAAAAGATGGACGGCGGGCAGTGGATCAACAGCAGATCCATTACTTGTGCGAACACTTGGAAGAGGAGTTGATTGACAGCGCTATCATTTCCAATTTGGAAAGGGGATTTACGACAATGGAGCAGATGGACGGCGCATATCGCCTGACCCATCCGGTGAAAGGGTCGATTTCCATTACCTTGTCGTCTCATGCCCTTCATGTGAATTGCGATGGATCCCGGATGCTCGATTTGGATCTGTTCGTGGCGTTGTCCGCATCAGATGACCGTTTCTTCGCTATTATGGATGATCGTCGGGAATGGGGCTGGCTGAAGCCGGTCAAGACCGCAGATTTTGGTTTCGGGGGCGAAACGGTATCCTTATGA
- a CDS encoding YqkE family protein, which yields MAKKRKQAATPNKRVNSGELTLSDALNEDMLAKLKAAKQELSAAEQAKEEERQARLLQERKEREKNKSFAELLDEYGDHGSKY from the coding sequence ATGGCGAAGAAACGTAAACAAGCCGCCACTCCCAACAAGCGTGTCAATAGCGGGGAACTCACGTTATCGGACGCGCTCAACGAGGATATGCTTGCCAAGCTGAAAGCGGCGAAGCAGGAACTCTCCGCAGCCGAACAAGCAAAGGAGGAGGAGCGCCAAGCCCGCCTCTTGCAGGAACGGAAAGAACGGGAGAAGAATAAAAGTTTCGCGGAGTTGCTCGATGAATACGGAGATCACGGATCGAAATATTGA
- a CDS encoding hydroxymethylglutaryl-CoA lyase, with product MFILPNNVTIIEVGPRDGLQNEKKFVETQEKLGFIKALQQAGIQEMELTSFVSPKWVPQMADAKEIVAETPRVGRQFVLAPNAKGAELALEADAQSVAVFVGVSNSFNKKNINRSTEEALDALEPVIVKLKQDNIFVRACISTAFYCPYEGKMDIEDVVSLCKRFVSMGADELSVADTIGKANPQESYALFSRLKEELPNVLITAHFHDTRKMAIANIYAALQAGVDRFDTSAGGLGGCPFAPGATGNVATEDVVHLLDTLGIKTGVDVKQVCEAVALIAPHVSRPIETGMYRLFVNDQL from the coding sequence ATGTTCATTTTACCAAACAATGTGACAATTATCGAGGTGGGACCTCGGGATGGTCTACAAAACGAGAAGAAATTTGTCGAAACACAGGAAAAACTGGGGTTTATCAAGGCGCTGCAGCAAGCGGGCATCCAGGAAATGGAGCTCACTTCATTTGTATCGCCGAAGTGGGTGCCGCAAATGGCGGACGCCAAAGAGATTGTTGCGGAAACACCGCGTGTCGGACGGCAGTTCGTCTTGGCGCCAAATGCTAAAGGCGCGGAACTCGCATTGGAGGCGGATGCGCAAAGCGTCGCTGTTTTCGTAGGGGTGAGCAATTCATTCAACAAAAAGAATATCAATCGGTCGACCGAAGAAGCGCTGGATGCGCTGGAACCGGTCATCGTGAAATTGAAACAGGATAATATTTTTGTGCGCGCCTGCATTTCCACTGCGTTTTATTGTCCATATGAGGGAAAGATGGATATAGAGGATGTCGTGTCGCTCTGCAAACGGTTCGTCTCGATGGGGGCAGACGAGCTCAGTGTGGCAGACACGATCGGCAAGGCGAATCCGCAGGAAAGTTATGCGCTGTTTTCACGATTGAAAGAGGAGCTACCTAACGTTCTCATTACGGCCCATTTCCACGATACGCGGAAAATGGCCATTGCTAATATTTATGCGGCGTTGCAAGCAGGCGTCGACCGGTTCGATACGTCTGCGGGCGGACTCGGGGGCTGTCCTTTCGCACCGGGAGCCACGGGCAATGTCGCGACAGAAGATGTCGTCCACCTGCTCGATACGCTCGGCATTAAGACGGGCGTCGATGTGAAACAGGTCTGTGAAGCGGTAGCGCTCATCGCACCGCATGTTTCGCGCCCGATCGAAACCGGGATGTACAGATTGTTTGTCAACGACCAGCTATAG